In a genomic window of Mastomys coucha isolate ucsf_1 unplaced genomic scaffold, UCSF_Mcou_1 pScaffold17, whole genome shotgun sequence:
- the LOC116094891 gene encoding LOW QUALITY PROTEIN: mucin-21-like (The sequence of the model RefSeq protein was modified relative to this genomic sequence to represent the inferred CDS: inserted 1 base in 1 codon) has product MTSRPSDSVPTQTPLCXSTASDSTSTMNTTVPSTASDSVPTRTPLHPALPQILHPARLPLHTTSNHTRTPVMEVKPSGSLKPWEIFLIPLASVVMVMGLSLGFFFWKKYLSLRNAADRLFYNPHNSHLGPEGSHMSSGSPTCSWRRPGTSEVTEMNGT; this is encoded by the exons ATGACCAGCAGACCCTCAGACTCTGTACCCACCCAAACACCACTGT CTAGCACTGCCTCCGACTCTACATCCACCATGAACACCACTGTACCCAGCACTGCCTCAGATTCTGTACCCACCCGAACACCTCTGCATCCAGCTCTGCCTCAGATTCTACATCCAGCTAGACTACCACT ACACACCACTTCCAACCATACTAGGACTCCAGTGATGGAGGTGAAACCCAGTGGGTCCCTGAAGCCCTGGGAAATCTTCCTCATCCCCCTGGCCTCTGTTGTCATGGTCATGGGACTCTCTCTGG GgttctttttctggaaaaaatacCTGTCCCTGAGAAATGCTGCTGACAGATTATTCTACAATCCCCACAACTCCCACCTTGGTCCTGAAGGATCCCATATGAGTTCAGGGAGCCCTACCTGTTCCTGGAGGAGACCAGGAACCTCTGAGGTCACAGAGATGAATGGGACATAA